Proteins from a genomic interval of Pseudomonadota bacterium:
- a CDS encoding queuosine precursor transporter — protein sequence MTEKMTTNAKQENLTYLILASMFITSTICATIMFGKFIHVNLFDMLKVEFPAGVLVFPVTFLMTDLISELYGKDKADQVVISGIVANVFIVVVLWTADLFPASDHSILSNEEFHKAFRVSASTFFAAMVAFSCSQFVDIRIFHFVKKATQDKWLWARNNLSTITAQFIDTTIFLFTLFLLDVLSWDLCMHLHMPMFMIKTMIALFDTPFFYLGVRLLGRQRRDDSQSFSVQLEQEMA from the coding sequence ATGACAGAGAAAATGACAACGAACGCCAAACAAGAAAATTTAACCTACCTCATACTTGCCAGTATGTTTATTACCTCGACAATATGCGCCACGATAATGTTTGGAAAATTTATTCATGTGAATTTATTCGACATGTTAAAAGTTGAGTTCCCGGCTGGCGTACTTGTGTTTCCTGTAACCTTTCTAATGACTGATCTAATTTCAGAGTTATATGGTAAAGACAAAGCCGATCAAGTTGTGATATCTGGTATCGTTGCCAATGTGTTCATTGTTGTGGTGTTATGGACAGCTGATCTGTTTCCTGCTTCAGATCACTCTATACTCTCTAACGAGGAGTTCCATAAAGCGTTTCGGGTCAGCGCATCGACATTTTTTGCGGCAATGGTCGCTTTTTCTTGCTCGCAATTTGTCGATATTCGAATATTCCATTTTGTGAAAAAAGCAACTCAAGACAAATGGTTGTGGGCAAGAAATAACCTTAGCACCATAACTGCACAGTTTATCGACACGACGATATTCCTTTTCACTCTATTTTTGCTCGATGTACTGTCATGGGATCTGTGCATGCATTTGCACATGCCAATGTTTATGATAAAAACAATGATCGCTTTGTTTGATACACCATTTTTCTATTTGGGCGTGCGCCTTTTGGGCCGTCAACGTCGTGATGATTCGCAGAGTTTTTCTGTTCAATTAGAGCAAGAGATGGCGTAG
- the infC gene encoding translation initiation factor IF-3 has protein sequence MYSRHPRPDKDQTRVNKQITSPKVRLIDEKGDNIGVVTSQKALERARAADLDLIEISPNVDPPVCKISDYGRYKYEMQKKQSEARKKQKVTDVKEVKIRPVTEEHDYQVKLRNMQRFIGHGDKVKVTMRFRGRELSHKELGVNLMKRICADLEEIAKVDAPAKLEGRQMIMVLSPK, from the coding sequence ATCTATTCACGCCACCCGCGGCCGGATAAAGATCAGACGCGCGTAAACAAGCAAATTACATCCCCGAAAGTTCGATTGATCGATGAGAAAGGGGATAATATAGGGGTGGTAACGAGCCAGAAGGCACTAGAACGGGCTCGAGCTGCTGACCTTGATTTGATTGAAATTTCTCCCAATGTTGACCCGCCAGTCTGCAAAATCTCCGACTATGGCAGGTATAAATATGAGATGCAAAAAAAGCAGTCCGAAGCGCGCAAAAAACAAAAGGTGACGGATGTTAAAGAAGTAAAAATTCGCCCTGTTACCGAAGAACACGATTACCAGGTGAAGCTTAGGAATATGCAACGCTTTATCGGTCATGGAGACAAAGTTAAAGTGACCATGCGCTTTCGAGGTCGTGAATTGAGCCACAAAGAACTTGGGGTTAATCTGATGAAACGCATTTGCGCTGATTTGGAAGAAATTGCTAAAGTGGATGCACCCGCCAAACTTGAAGGCCGACAGATGATTATGGTATTGAGCCCGAAGTAA
- the thrS gene encoding threonine--tRNA ligase, whose product MQVTSENNQVKFTLPDDSQRAYPQGTTGLGIAASIGKKLAKDAVAIRVDGELKDLTLPLEQDAEIELITRESGVGLEILRHDAAHVMAEAVKELYPETQVTIGPAIENGFYYDFYREESFTPEDLEKIEKKMRQIVGRNEVVTREEWTRNDAVKFFKDQGEEFKAELIAAIPEDQQITCYRQGEFVDLCRGPHLPSTGKLGTAFKLMKLAGAYWRGDSNNPMLQRIYGTAWANEKQLKAYLHQLEEAEKRDHRKLGREMELFHMQDEAPGSVFWHPKGWQIYRTLQNYIRKRTLERGYQEINTPMLVDRTLWEQSGHWEKFQEHMFALETEHGRHFALKPMSCPCHVEVFRQGMKSYRDLPLRLAEFGCCHRNEPSGALHGLMRVRVMTQDDGHVFCTPEQILDETKSFCALLLAVYKDFGFEDVRVRFSDRPETRAGSDDTWDRAEKALREATESAGLEYDVNPGEGAFYGPKLEFVLRDAIGRSWQCGTLQLDFVLPERLKATYIGEDGQKHFPVMLHRAIYGSLERFLGMLIEHYAGHFPLWLAPLQVVVAPITNDFDEYAQEVANRLQSEGLRVETDLRNEKIGYKIRELSHQKVPVILAVGGREMQARTVAVRRLGSKNQEIISLGQVVSDLKNEALGPLDTML is encoded by the coding sequence ATGCAAGTCACGTCAGAGAATAACCAGGTCAAATTTACACTGCCGGACGACAGCCAGCGGGCGTACCCTCAAGGTACGACGGGTTTAGGCATTGCTGCAAGCATTGGCAAAAAATTGGCCAAAGATGCGGTAGCAATTCGTGTTGATGGTGAGCTAAAAGATTTAACCCTGCCGTTAGAACAAGATGCTGAGATTGAGCTGATTACTCGTGAGTCCGGTGTGGGGCTTGAGATCCTGCGTCACGACGCTGCTCACGTCATGGCTGAGGCAGTTAAAGAGTTGTATCCAGAAACTCAGGTTACTATTGGCCCAGCGATTGAAAATGGCTTTTATTATGATTTCTATCGGGAAGAGTCATTTACTCCAGAAGACCTTGAAAAAATTGAAAAGAAAATGCGTCAGATTGTTGGACGTAACGAAGTCGTCACCCGTGAAGAGTGGACCCGCAACGATGCGGTTAAATTTTTTAAAGATCAGGGCGAAGAATTTAAAGCAGAACTTATTGCCGCTATCCCCGAAGATCAGCAAATCACCTGTTATCGCCAAGGAGAATTTGTTGACCTTTGCCGGGGACCGCACTTGCCCTCAACCGGAAAGTTGGGTACAGCCTTTAAGTTGATGAAATTGGCGGGGGCTTATTGGCGGGGCGACTCTAACAATCCCATGTTGCAACGCATTTATGGAACTGCCTGGGCCAACGAAAAGCAGCTGAAAGCCTATTTACACCAGTTGGAAGAGGCAGAAAAGCGCGATCATCGTAAATTGGGCCGTGAGATGGAGTTGTTTCACATGCAGGATGAAGCCCCTGGCAGTGTGTTTTGGCACCCCAAGGGCTGGCAAATATATCGGACCTTGCAGAATTATATTCGCAAGCGAACCTTGGAAAGGGGTTATCAAGAAATTAATACGCCGATGCTTGTGGATAGAACTTTATGGGAACAGTCTGGGCACTGGGAAAAGTTCCAAGAACATATGTTTGCTCTTGAAACGGAGCATGGACGACATTTTGCATTGAAACCCATGAGTTGCCCCTGTCACGTTGAAGTCTTTCGCCAGGGCATGAAAAGTTACCGCGATCTGCCACTCAGGCTTGCAGAGTTTGGTTGCTGTCATCGTAATGAACCTTCAGGTGCCCTGCATGGTTTAATGCGTGTCCGAGTGATGACTCAAGACGATGGCCACGTATTTTGTACACCTGAACAGATTTTGGATGAGACAAAAAGTTTTTGTGCTCTCCTCTTGGCAGTCTATAAGGATTTTGGCTTCGAAGATGTTCGTGTGCGATTCTCAGATCGCCCAGAAACCCGAGCTGGATCGGATGATACCTGGGATCGTGCAGAAAAAGCATTGCGTGAAGCCACTGAGTCTGCGGGGCTTGAGTATGATGTTAACCCAGGCGAAGGAGCCTTTTATGGTCCCAAGCTTGAGTTTGTGCTACGTGACGCGATAGGTCGTAGCTGGCAATGTGGCACATTGCAGTTGGATTTTGTGCTGCCAGAACGCTTAAAGGCTACCTATATTGGTGAAGATGGGCAGAAACATTTTCCAGTGATGCTGCACCGGGCAATTTATGGATCTCTAGAGCGCTTTTTAGGAATGTTGATCGAACATTATGCGGGGCACTTTCCGCTTTGGTTGGCACCTCTACAAGTGGTTGTTGCCCCCATTACCAACGATTTTGATGAGTATGCCCAAGAAGTGGCTAATCGATTGCAGAGTGAAGGACTAAGGGTGGAAACTGACCTGCGCAACGAAAAAATTGGCTATAAAATTCGAGAGCTCAGTCATCAAAAGGTACCGGTGATCCTTGCTGTTGGCGGGCGCGAGATGCAGGCACGCACCGTTGCAGTGCGGCGTTTGGGCAGCAAGAATCAGGAAATTATTTCATTAGGTCAAGTGGTTAGTGATTTAAAAAATGAAGCCTTGGGTCCTTTAGACACTATGTTATAA
- a CDS encoding helix-turn-helix transcriptional regulator encodes MRKEDLLMKSLYEANIWHGFSIINTQTDGDEIFSFVTQRKNECITNFYINCLDVLNYFIVYFKSKAFDLIDTSDQKKLAVLRKTMTAQSFQIEDNFSERVQNFMNDVHIDKFVIDTEMGPKHLSKREFDCLFKLSQGKSGKEIANELSISPRTVETHLNKIKCKTGLLLRSDLVKLLDGIVSRQEILIKHTQGASAVIE; translated from the coding sequence TTGAGAAAAGAAGACCTTTTGATGAAATCTTTATATGAAGCAAATATCTGGCACGGATTTTCAATCATCAATACGCAAACAGATGGTGATGAGATATTTTCTTTTGTAACACAACGAAAAAACGAATGTATTACTAATTTTTATATTAATTGTTTGGATGTATTGAATTATTTTATAGTGTATTTTAAAAGCAAAGCTTTTGATTTAATTGACACTTCTGATCAAAAAAAACTTGCTGTTTTGAGAAAAACCATGACAGCACAATCATTTCAAATTGAAGACAACTTTTCCGAGCGTGTGCAAAATTTTATGAATGACGTGCATATCGATAAATTTGTCATAGATACTGAGATGGGGCCAAAGCATCTCTCAAAGCGTGAATTCGACTGCCTTTTTAAGCTTTCTCAGGGTAAGAGCGGCAAGGAAATTGCCAATGAATTATCTATTTCTCCCAGAACTGTCGAAACGCACCTTAACAAAATTAAATGTAAAACAGGCCTTTTGTTAAGGTCTGATTTGGTTAAATTGCTAGACGGGATCGTGTCCCGTCAGGAAATTTTAATCAAACATACACAAGGTGCTTCTGCAGTTATCGAATGA
- a CDS encoding glucose-6-phosphate isomerase: protein MHYAQNFVGTGRAPKFDLIPETLDARQKVLDELQQGELPMLQPAIAAKIFLQWQSIVQSWRQEFTDVVVLGTGGSSLGAQTLVALKQGCCWQEAGHPRLHFLDNLDATTFGKLLENLDAENTGFLVISKSGYTAETLCQSLLLLQQLEGSVDVADQVLVITQKQPDSPLLQLSQKFNLKVLEHPVDIGGRFSAFTVVGLLPALLAGVDIKQVLAGAKDTIEAFTLQQKHPAVLGAQMHNVFLQDGYTSNVLMPYTDRLYPLSLWFRQLWAESLGKNNAGTTPVQALGPVDQHSQLQLYLDGPKDKFFTILKASATEDTKALDPETAGQLGLNYLAGKTMGQLNWAESLATVDTLVAAGCPTRTIDVTLDEQSLGALMMHFFLETILTAQLWQVNPFDQPAVEASKRLTKTYLLEGENS from the coding sequence ATGCACTACGCGCAAAATTTTGTTGGGACTGGACGTGCTCCCAAATTTGACCTTATTCCAGAAACACTAGATGCACGACAAAAGGTGCTTGATGAGTTGCAACAGGGTGAGCTGCCGATGTTACAGCCTGCCATTGCAGCTAAAATTTTCTTGCAGTGGCAGTCCATAGTTCAAAGTTGGAGGCAGGAGTTCACTGATGTTGTGGTTTTGGGAACGGGAGGGTCCAGCTTAGGGGCGCAAACATTAGTTGCCTTAAAGCAAGGGTGCTGTTGGCAAGAAGCGGGGCATCCCCGACTCCACTTTTTGGATAATTTGGATGCAACAACGTTTGGCAAACTGCTGGAGAATTTAGATGCTGAGAATACCGGGTTTTTGGTTATCTCTAAATCCGGATATACAGCAGAAACTCTATGCCAAAGTCTTTTGTTGTTACAGCAACTAGAGGGAAGTGTGGATGTTGCAGATCAGGTGCTCGTCATTACCCAAAAACAACCCGACTCACCCCTGTTACAACTAAGTCAGAAGTTCAATCTTAAAGTACTGGAGCACCCGGTTGACATTGGTGGGCGTTTTTCAGCATTTACAGTGGTTGGTTTGCTCCCTGCCCTACTGGCAGGAGTCGATATTAAGCAAGTGCTCGCAGGCGCTAAAGACACAATTGAAGCATTCACTTTGCAGCAAAAACATCCTGCTGTCCTTGGAGCACAGATGCACAATGTGTTTTTGCAGGATGGATATACGAGTAACGTGCTTATGCCCTATACCGACCGACTGTACCCTTTGTCGCTTTGGTTTCGCCAACTTTGGGCAGAAAGTTTAGGCAAGAACAATGCAGGTACAACACCTGTCCAGGCTTTGGGGCCCGTTGACCAACACAGTCAATTGCAGCTCTATCTTGACGGCCCAAAGGATAAATTTTTTACAATTCTTAAGGCCAGTGCAACAGAGGACACCAAAGCTTTAGATCCTGAAACAGCTGGACAGTTGGGACTAAATTATCTTGCCGGTAAAACCATGGGGCAACTCAATTGGGCCGAGAGCCTTGCAACAGTGGACACACTCGTTGCAGCAGGTTGTCCAACTCGAACCATTGACGTCACTCTGGATGAACAATCGCTGGGAGCATTGATGATGCACTTTTTTCTTGAAACCATTTTAACTGCACAGTTGTGGCAGGTAAATCCGTTTGATCAACCGGCTGTTGAAGCTAGTAAACGTTTGACGAAAACTTACCTTTTAGAGGGAGAAAACTCATGA